A single Numenius arquata chromosome 1, bNumArq3.hap1.1, whole genome shotgun sequence DNA region contains:
- the MAB21L1 gene encoding putative nucleotidyltransferase MAB21L1, whose protein sequence is MIAAQAKLVYHLNKYYNEKCQARKAAIAKTIREVCKVVSDVLKEVEVQEPRFISSLNEMDNRYEGLEVISPTEFEVVLYLNQMGVFNFVDDGSLPGCAVLKLSDGRKRSMSLWVEFITASGYLSARKIRSRFQTLVAQAVDKCSYRDVVKMVADTSEVKLRIRDRYVVQITPAFKCTGIWPRSAAHWPLPHIPWPGPNRVAEVKAEGFNLLSKECHSLAGKQSSAESDAWVLQFAEAENRLQMGGCRKKCLSILKTLRDRHLELPGQPLNNYHMKTLVSYECEKHPRESDWDESCLGDRLNGILLQLISCLQCRRCPHYFLPNLDLFQGKPHSALENAAKQTWRLAREILTNPKSLEKL, encoded by the coding sequence ATGATCGCGGCCCAGGCCAAGCTGGTGTATCATCTGAATAAATACTACAACGAGAAATGCCAAGCCAGGAAAGCTGCCATCGCCAAAACGATCCGAGAAGTCTGCAAAGTGGTGTCGGACGTGCTGAAGGAGGTGGAGGTGCAGGAGCCTCGCTTCATCAGTTCCTTGAACGAGATGGACAACCGCTACGAGGGGTTGGAAGTCATCTCCCCCACGGAGTTTGAAGTCGTGCTGTATCTGAACCAAATGGGGGTTTTCAACTTCGTGGACGACGGCTCCTTGCCGGGCTGCGCTGTGTTAAAGTTAAGCGACGGGCGCAAGAGGAGTATGTCCCTCTGGGTGGAGTTCATCACGGCGTCTGGCTACCTCTCCGCTCGCAAAATCCGGTCCAGATTTCAGACTCTGGTGGCTCAAGCCGTGGATAAGTGCAGTTACAGAGACGTGGTAAAGATGGTGGCGGACACCAGCGAAGTGAAGCTGAGAATCAGGGATAGGTACGTGGTGCAGATCACTCCGGCGTTCAAATGCACGGGGATCTGGCCGCGGAGTGCTGCCCACTGGCCGCTTCCCCACATCCCCTGGCCGGGACCCAACAGGGTGGCGGAGGTCAAGGCGGAAGGCTTCAACCTCTTATCCAAGGAGTGCCACTCTCTGGCCGGCAAGCAGAGCTCGGCCGAGAGCGATGCCTGGGTGCTGCAGTTCGCGGAAGCCGAGAACAGACTGCAGATGGGCGGCTGCAGGAAGAAatgcctctctatcctcaaaaccttACGGGACCGTCACCTGGAGCTGCCGGGCCAGCCCCTGAATAATTATCACATGAAGACTCTGGTTTCCTACGAATGCGAAAAGCATCCCCGCGAATCGGACTGGGACGAGTCGTGCCTGGGGGACCGGCTCAACGGGATTTTACTGCAGCTCATCTCCTGCCTCCAGTGCAGGAGGTGCCCGCATTACTTCTTGCCCAACTTAGACCTCTTTCAGGGCAAACCTCACTCGGCCCTGGAAAACGCGGCCAAACAAACGTGGCGACTGGCTAGGGAAATACTTACCAACCCGAAAAGTTTGGAGAAACTTTAG